A genomic stretch from Malus domestica chromosome 15, GDT2T_hap1 includes:
- the LOC103402199 gene encoding uncharacterized protein, translating to MLGYDRDDYGQLGDEYEDYEDDEDGEEYEGEEEDQKPTKEALAYLELRQHLKEQLRKKKSGSSLANSSNKKKLPYDNFGSFVGPSQPVIAERVQESKLLLETKHLTSNATNSVHHNKKSSGSTSAGSKSVSNFEFKDKVINLFKDFMARLDNFDELVATGSTLLVDFQQGLEFLRRPWIEETSDLVKNIIRGNETKRVKSYVEAGCLNADDGRRNISKLHTCQLGLCDHLSKGKNVLNELECLLEDVNGALQTAMGNLPNFQDDSFADKLNEEACNGDKEEFTSSHPKRNEVTNYVVMMGVIYSMVKQDYMMQERIVSALNLKSSSGELESYCLMWSLRPFINNEFMDYAWKLIP from the exons ATGCTGGGATATGATAGAGAT GATTATGGTCAGTTAGGCGACGAATATGAGGATTATGAGGACGATGAGGATGGTGAAGAGTATGAAGGGGAAGAGGAAGATCAAAAGCCTACCAAGGAAGCATTGGCATACCTTGAGTTGAGACAACACTTGAAAGAACAATTACGAAAGAAGAAAAGTGGTTCTTCTTTGGCCAACTCCAGTAATAAAAAGAAGCTCCCCTATGACAA TTTTGGATCTTTCGTTGGCCCATCTCAACCAGTTATTGCTGAGAGAGTTCAAGAAAGCAAATTGTTGTTAGAAACCAAGCACCTAACATCCAATGCTACCAACTCTGTCCATCAT AACAAGAAGAGCTCTGGATCAACCTCTGCTGGATCGAAATCTGTATCGAATTTTGAATTCAAAGACAAAGTTATCAACTTGTTCAAAGATTTCATGGCCAG ACTCGACAATTTTGACGAGTTGGTGGCCACTGGAAGCACATTACTCGTCGACTTTCAGCAGGGGCTGG agTTTCTTCGACGACCTTGGATAGAAGAGACATCGGATTTGGTTAAAAACATAATCCGAGGTAATGAAACAAAGAGGGTTAAGTCATATGTTGAAGCTGGATGTCTCAACGCTGACGATGGCAGGCGAAATATAAGCAAGT TGCATACATGCCAACTTGGACTTTGTGACCATCTAAGTAAAG GCAAAAACGTTCTTAATGAACTTGAATGCCTCCTGGAGGATGTAAATGGTGCATTGCAAACTGCAATGGGAAATTTACCCAACTTTCAGGATGACAGTTTTGCGGACAAGTTGAATGAAGAAGCATGCAATGGTGACAAG GAGGAATTTACATCATCCCATCCCAAAAGAAATGAAGTTACCAATTATGTTGTCATGATGGGGGTCATTTACAGTATGGTCAAGCAAGACTATATGATGCAG GAGAGGATCGTCTCTGCTCTTAATCTCAAATCATCTTCAGGAGAATTAGAGAGCTACTGCCTGATGTGGTCTTTGCGTCCGTTCATAAATAACGAATTTATGGATTATGCTTGGAAACTTATTCCCTGA
- the LOC139191997 gene encoding uncharacterized protein, with the protein MLYSSIGFSFTRKKLKRCRHLAPSNATPLVELELPLLPFPLNEVLVPSESKALHLYEARYLALLEDSLTRKKLFVHFVLDPIIIDNLSGEASFATRNGCLVFIENVERLEVGALVSIRGIGRVIIVKFVQL; encoded by the exons ATGCTCTATAGTTCCATTGGTTTCAGTTTTACCAGGAAGAAACTGAAACGATGCCGCCACTTGGCTCCTTCAAACGCCACCCCCTTGGTGGAATTGGAGCTCCCGCTCCTTCCCTTTCCCTTGAACGAG GTTCTAGTTCCCTCTGAGAGTAAGGCATTGCACTTATATGAAGCAAGGTATCTAGCTCTACTGGAGGAC TCGTTGACAAGGAAGAAGCTTTTTGTGCATTTTGTGTTGGATCCTATCATCATTGACAATTTATCAGGAGAAGCATCCTTTGCAACCAGAAATGGTTGCTTGGTTTTCATAGAAAAT GTTGAGCGTTTAGAAGTTGGAGCACTAGTCTCTATTAGAGGAATTGGTCGTGTAATTATTGTGAAATTTGTGCAG ctgtga